A window of Jannaschia sp. M317 contains these coding sequences:
- a CDS encoding ATP-binding cassette domain-containing protein has translation MSTPVLQARGLVKRYGKVTALDNCDFDLHAGEIVAVIGDNGAGKSSLIKAMSGAVVPDEGEILLEGKPIRFNSPTDARQVGIETVYQTLAMSPALSIADNMFMGRELRRPGWRGQFLRQLDRPRMEKVAREKLSELGLMTIQNINQAVETLSGGQRQGVAVARAAAFGSKVIILDEPTAALGVKESRRVLELILDVRSRGIPIVLISHNMPHVFEVADRIHVHRLGKRLCVIDPKDYTMSDAVAFMTGAKEAPLAA, from the coding sequence ATGAGCACCCCCGTTTTGCAAGCCCGAGGCCTGGTCAAACGCTATGGCAAGGTCACCGCGCTGGACAATTGCGATTTCGATCTGCACGCCGGAGAGATCGTGGCCGTCATCGGTGACAACGGCGCGGGGAAATCATCGCTGATCAAGGCGATGTCCGGGGCCGTCGTCCCAGACGAAGGCGAGATCCTGCTGGAGGGCAAGCCGATCCGCTTTAATTCGCCCACGGACGCCCGGCAGGTCGGAATCGAGACCGTCTACCAGACCCTCGCCATGTCGCCCGCCCTGTCGATTGCCGACAACATGTTCATGGGGCGAGAATTGCGCCGCCCCGGTTGGCGCGGCCAGTTCCTGCGACAACTGGACCGGCCCCGCATGGAGAAGGTCGCGCGCGAAAAGCTGTCGGAGCTGGGTCTGATGACGATCCAGAACATCAATCAGGCGGTCGAGACGCTGTCGGGTGGCCAGCGGCAGGGTGTCGCCGTGGCGCGCGCCGCCGCCTTCGGGTCCAAGGTCATCATCCTGGACGAGCCGACCGCCGCACTGGGCGTCAAGGAAAGCCGCCGCGTGCTGGAGCTGATCCTGGATGTCCGGTCGCGCGGGATTCCCATCGTGCTGATCTCGCACAACATGCCCCATGTGTTCGAGGTCGCGGACCGGATTCACGTGCACCGGTTGGGCAAGCGGCTGTGCGTCATCGACCCGAAGGATTACACGATGTCCGATGCCGTGGCCTTCATGACCGGCGCGAAAGAGGCCCCACTTGCCGCCTGA
- a CDS encoding AAA family ATPase, giving the protein MPPDARIAAIADRIAERPGARLLIAVVGPPASGKSTIAEGLVDHLGPDAVLMPMDGFHMDDRVLEARGLRPRKGAPETFDHAGLSRALDAVRRGEEVFVPVFDRSREIAIAGAQVIAPEARVVVVEGNWLLLDRPGWRDLGPWDLTIRLETPEAELRRRLEDRWRNLPEAEARAKIDGNDLPNAQVVAAESRPADVVLTD; this is encoded by the coding sequence TTGCCGCCTGACGCCCGGATCGCCGCGATAGCGGACCGGATCGCCGAACGGCCCGGTGCGCGGTTGCTGATCGCCGTGGTGGGGCCGCCTGCCTCGGGCAAATCGACCATCGCCGAGGGCCTCGTGGATCATCTGGGCCCCGATGCGGTGCTGATGCCGATGGACGGGTTCCACATGGACGACCGGGTGCTGGAGGCGCGGGGTCTGCGTCCGCGCAAGGGCGCGCCGGAGACATTCGATCACGCGGGCCTGTCCCGAGCGCTGGACGCCGTTCGGCGCGGGGAGGAGGTCTTCGTGCCGGTCTTCGACCGCTCCCGCGAGATTGCCATCGCGGGCGCGCAGGTCATCGCACCTGAGGCCCGCGTCGTGGTGGTGGAGGGGAACTGGCTGCTGCTCGACCGGCCGGGTTGGCGCGACCTGGGGCCTTGGGATCTGACCATTCGCTTGGAGACACCCGAGGCAGAGCTGCGCCGTCGGCTGGAAGATCGCTGGCGCAACCTGCCGGAGGCCGAGGCGCGCGCCAAGATCGACGGCAATGACCTGCCCAACGCGCAGGTGGTCGCCGCCGAGTCCCGTCCGGCGGATGTCGTGCTGACCGACTGA
- a CDS encoding lytic murein transglycosylase has product MRLIPFLVLSLCAAPAAAQTCGGGFAAFVADLKSEAVATGQDAATVDRFFAGVQQDQRTLSRDRNQGVFRLEFVDFARRVISGDRIRKGTSNADRYGPIFDAVEASYGVPRGVLLAFWALETDFGAVQGDFNTRDSLVTLAHDCRRPDLFHPQVFAALELYARGQFDLDTTGAWAGEIGQVQMLPLDILERGVDGDGDGRVTLKTSVPDALHSGARFLQDIGWQAGQPWLIEVAVPSDLDWAQSGLDTKRPVSAWLADGVSPRGPTTGMTDGLEASLLLPQGRNGPAFLAFQNYEVLFEWNKSFVYVTTAAYFATRLSGAPVFDAGTPTPGLSGEEMEALQRKLSARGHDVGDVDGILGRLTRRAVKAEQVRLGLPADAWPTRDLLDAL; this is encoded by the coding sequence ATGCGACTGATCCCTTTCCTGGTCCTGAGCCTTTGCGCCGCCCCGGCTGCGGCACAAACCTGCGGTGGCGGTTTTGCCGCCTTCGTGGCCGATCTGAAATCCGAGGCCGTGGCCACCGGTCAGGACGCCGCGACCGTGGACCGGTTCTTCGCCGGGGTGCAGCAGGATCAGCGCACGCTGTCACGCGACCGCAACCAGGGCGTTTTCCGGTTGGAGTTTGTGGATTTCGCCCGCCGCGTCATTTCCGGTGACCGGATCCGCAAAGGCACCAGCAACGCGGATCGCTACGGCCCGATCTTTGACGCGGTCGAGGCGTCCTATGGCGTTCCGCGCGGCGTTCTGCTGGCGTTCTGGGCGCTGGAGACAGACTTTGGCGCGGTGCAGGGGGATTTCAACACGCGCGATTCGCTGGTCACGCTGGCCCATGACTGCCGCCGACCGGACCTGTTCCACCCGCAGGTCTTTGCCGCGCTGGAGCTTTATGCCCGCGGTCAGTTCGATCTGGACACGACCGGTGCCTGGGCCGGCGAAATCGGGCAGGTGCAGATGCTGCCACTGGATATTCTGGAACGCGGCGTGGACGGGGATGGGGACGGGCGCGTGACGCTCAAGACGTCGGTGCCCGACGCGCTGCATTCGGGTGCGCGGTTCCTGCAGGATATCGGATGGCAGGCCGGGCAGCCCTGGCTGATCGAGGTCGCGGTCCCCTCGGATCTGGACTGGGCGCAGAGCGGGCTGGACACCAAACGCCCGGTGTCTGCCTGGCTGGCCGATGGCGTGAGCCCACGCGGCCCGACGACTGGCATGACCGACGGGTTGGAGGCGTCGCTGCTGCTGCCACAGGGGCGGAACGGACCGGCGTTCCTGGCCTTTCAGAACTACGAAGTGCTGTTCGAATGGAACAAGAGCTTCGTCTACGTGACCACCGCCGCCTATTTCGCCACCCGCCTGTCAGGGGCCCCCGTGTTCGACGCGGGAACCCCGACGCCCGGCCTGTCGGGGGAAGAAATGGAAGCGTTGCAGCGCAAGCTGTCCGCGCGCGGCCACGACGTGGGCGACGTGGACGGCATCCTGGGGCGGCTTACAAGGCGCGCCGTCAAGGCAGAGCAGGTGCGCCTGGGACTGCCTGCCGATGCCTGGCCGACGCGGGATCTTCTGGACGCGCTCTGA
- the cbiB gene encoding adenosylcobinamide-phosphate synthase CbiB — MMLATAMILDAIFGEPDWLWSRYPHPAVVMGRAVAWLDTRLNTGANRRDKGVLAVVLLVIGAWALGSVIAWVPDFGLLEVLGAAILLAQRSLVTHVQAVAQALREGGPPQGRAAVAMIVGRDTDDMDTPQVARAAIESAAENLSDGVIAPAFWFLILGLPGILIYKVVNTADSMIGYKTERHAQFGWAAARLDDVLNWIPARLTAALIVLAHGAPALWLRVPNDARLHRSPNAGWPEAALAPVLGVALAGPRSYEGQMQDFPWVNPTGDRTLGADHIDRAVRALWRTWGVTLALILGVWVLF, encoded by the coding sequence ATGATGCTGGCCACCGCCATGATCCTGGACGCCATCTTCGGAGAACCGGACTGGCTCTGGTCGCGCTACCCTCATCCCGCCGTCGTCATGGGCCGCGCAGTCGCCTGGCTGGACACGCGCCTGAACACCGGCGCGAACCGCCGGGACAAGGGTGTGCTGGCCGTGGTTCTGCTGGTCATCGGGGCCTGGGCCCTGGGGTCGGTGATCGCCTGGGTGCCGGATTTCGGCCTGTTGGAGGTTCTGGGCGCGGCGATCCTGTTGGCGCAGCGCAGCCTCGTGACCCATGTGCAGGCGGTGGCGCAGGCCCTGCGCGAGGGCGGCCCGCCGCAGGGCCGCGCCGCCGTCGCCATGATCGTCGGGCGCGACACCGATGACATGGACACGCCACAGGTCGCCCGTGCCGCCATCGAAAGCGCCGCCGAAAACCTGTCCGACGGGGTTATCGCACCGGCGTTCTGGTTCCTGATCCTGGGGCTGCCCGGCATCCTGATCTACAAGGTCGTCAACACCGCCGACAGCATGATCGGCTACAAGACGGAACGCCATGCGCAGTTCGGCTGGGCCGCCGCGCGGCTGGACGATGTGCTCAATTGGATTCCCGCGCGGTTGACGGCCGCGCTGATCGTGCTGGCCCATGGCGCACCTGCGCTGTGGCTGCGGGTGCCCAACGATGCGCGGCTGCACCGGTCGCCGAATGCGGGCTGGCCCGAGGCGGCATTGGCCCCGGTTCTGGGCGTGGCACTGGCGGGTCCGCGCAGCTACGAAGGTCAGATGCAGGATTTTCCCTGGGTAAACCCGACCGGCGACCGCACCCTCGGCGCGGATCACATCGACCGCGCGGTGCGCGCGCTCTGGCGGACCTGGGGGGTGACGCTTGCCCTGATCCTGGGCGTCTGGGTGCTTTTCTAG
- a CDS encoding threonine-phosphate decarboxylase yields the protein MAGGRDHGGGVAAAQVRWGGTDWIDLSTGINPVPYPLPTFAPEDWTALPDRPAQDALIAAARACWSIPDGAAVLAAPGTSALIARLPALVPPGPVSIPGPTYNEHAAAFRAHGHTPTEGTAPVQVRVHPNNPDGRLWPTPEPGPLTIIDESFCDLCPGASHIALTTRPGTVVLKSFGKFWGHAGLRLGFAIGTADTLAPLVDWIGPWAVSGPALRLGARALADRDWASATRARLTRDAARLDRLMAPHGQVAGGTDLFRLYDVDDARALQDRLARAAIWSRTFPYSDRWIRLGLPPEHRWDRLKEALT from the coding sequence ATGGCGGGCGGGCGCGATCACGGGGGCGGCGTAGCTGCCGCGCAGGTCCGCTGGGGCGGGACGGATTGGATCGACCTTTCGACCGGCATCAACCCGGTGCCCTACCCCCTGCCGACCTTCGCCCCCGAGGACTGGACCGCCCTGCCGGACCGCCCCGCGCAAGACGCGCTGATCGCGGCTGCCCGCGCCTGTTGGTCCATCCCCGACGGCGCGGCCGTGCTGGCGGCACCCGGCACCTCGGCGCTGATCGCGCGGCTGCCTGCCCTTGTGCCGCCGGGGCCCGTGTCGATCCCCGGTCCGACCTACAACGAACATGCCGCCGCCTTTCGCGCCCACGGCCACACCCCCACCGAGGGCACCGCCCCGGTGCAGGTGCGCGTCCACCCAAACAACCCGGACGGCAGACTGTGGCCCACCCCCGAGCCCGGACCGTTGACCATCATCGACGAGAGCTTCTGTGACCTCTGCCCCGGTGCCAGCCACATCGCGTTGACCACGCGCCCCGGCACGGTCGTCCTGAAAAGTTTTGGCAAATTCTGGGGCCATGCGGGCCTGCGGCTTGGCTTTGCCATCGGCACGGCGGACACGCTGGCCCCGCTGGTCGACTGGATCGGACCCTGGGCCGTCAGCGGTCCGGCGCTGCGGCTGGGGGCGCGGGCGCTGGCGGATCGCGACTGGGCCAGCGCCACGCGCGCCCGGCTGACACGGGATGCGGCCCGGCTGGACCGGTTGATGGCCCCGCACGGGCAGGTTGCAGGCGGCACCGATCTGTTTCGCCTGTATGATGTCGACGACGCCCGCGCGCTGCAGGACCGTCTGGCCCGCGCCGCGATCTGGTCGCGGACCTTCCCCTATTCCGACCGCTGGATTCGTCTGGGCTTGCCGCCCGAACACCGTTGGGACCGGCTGAAAGAGGCGCTGACATGA
- a CDS encoding DUF1636 domain-containing protein produces MTTVITICDTCKREGWDAASGRTDGEALAELVEAAAAAIPDVKTRRHSCLMGCDRACNITVQATGKMNYTLGRFDPEAEAAQAIVEYAAKHAATETGVVPYRDWPQPIKGHFVTRHPPILD; encoded by the coding sequence ATGACAACCGTCATCACCATCTGTGACACCTGCAAGCGCGAAGGCTGGGACGCGGCCTCGGGCCGGACCGACGGAGAGGCCCTGGCCGAGTTGGTCGAGGCCGCCGCCGCCGCCATCCCCGATGTAAAGACCCGCCGCCACTCCTGTCTGATGGGGTGTGACCGGGCCTGCAATATCACGGTGCAGGCGACAGGAAAGATGAACTATACTCTGGGCCGGTTCGACCCGGAGGCGGAGGCGGCGCAGGCCATCGTCGAGTATGCCGCCAAACATGCCGCCACCGAAACGGGCGTGGTCCCGTATCGGGACTGGCCACAGCCGATCAAGGGCCATTTCGTCACCCGTCACCCCCCGATCCTGGACTGA
- a CDS encoding glutathione S-transferase family protein gives MGQLVEGVWHDDWYNTEKHGGKFVRPNAAFRNWVTADGSPGPTGEGGYPAEAGRYHLYVSLACPWAHRALIMRSLKGLTDLIDISVVHPDMLGDGWTFETDDHGATGDRLYGLPFMRDIYIKAKPDVTGRVTVPVLWDKQTESIVSNESSEIIRMFNTAFNGLTGNHDDYYPAPLRDEIDRINAQVYSDINNGVYKSGFATSQAAYDEAVTALFNSLAWVDGLLQDRRYLAGNQITEADWRLFTTLVRFDAVYHLHFKCNRMRLIDYPNLWPYARELFQVCGVAETVNLEHIVRHYHYSHESINPHRVIPINPVIDWMEPHGRG, from the coding sequence ATGGGACAGTTGGTCGAGGGCGTCTGGCACGACGATTGGTACAACACCGAAAAGCACGGCGGAAAGTTCGTCCGTCCCAACGCGGCCTTCCGCAACTGGGTCACCGCCGACGGCAGCCCCGGCCCCACCGGCGAAGGCGGCTATCCCGCCGAAGCGGGGCGCTATCACCTTTATGTCTCGCTCGCCTGTCCATGGGCCCATCGCGCGTTGATCATGCGCAGCCTCAAGGGGCTGACCGACCTGATCGACATCTCGGTCGTTCACCCCGACATGCTGGGGGACGGCTGGACCTTTGAGACCGATGATCATGGGGCGACGGGTGACCGGCTGTATGGCCTGCCATTCATGCGCGACATCTACATCAAGGCCAAACCGGACGTCACCGGTCGGGTCACCGTGCCGGTCCTGTGGGACAAGCAAACCGAAAGCATCGTGTCCAACGAAAGCTCGGAAATTATCCGCATGTTCAATACGGCCTTCAACGGGCTGACGGGCAATCATGACGATTACTACCCCGCCCCGCTGCGCGACGAAATCGACCGTATCAACGCGCAGGTCTATTCGGACATCAACAACGGCGTCTACAAGTCCGGCTTCGCCACATCCCAGGCCGCCTATGATGAGGCGGTGACCGCCCTGTTCAACTCTCTCGCGTGGGTCGACGGTCTGTTACAGGATCGCCGCTATCTGGCCGGCAACCAGATTACCGAGGCCGACTGGCGGCTGTTCACCACGCTGGTCCGGTTCGACGCCGTCTATCACCTGCATTTCAAATGCAACCGGATGCGGCTGATCGATTATCCGAACCTCTGGCCTTACGCGCGCGAGCTGTTCCAGGTCTGCGGCGTCGCCGAAACCGTGAACCTGGAACATATCGTGCGTCATTATCACTACAGCCATGAATCCATCAATCCGCACCGGGTCATTCCGATCAACCCGGTCATCGACTGGATGGAACCGCACGGGCGCGGCTGA
- the greA gene encoding transcription elongation factor GreA — MEKFPMTPRGMTALQTELKQLKSVERPAIIRAIAEAREHGDLSENAEYHSAREKQSFIEGRIKELEGLISLADVIDPSKMSGSIKFGATVTLVDEDTEVEKTYQIVGEQEADIENGLLNIKSPLARALIGKEEGDSVEVRTPGGTRDYEVTAVVYK, encoded by the coding sequence TTGGAAAAGTTCCCGATGACGCCGCGGGGCATGACTGCCCTGCAGACAGAATTGAAGCAGCTGAAATCCGTCGAGCGGCCCGCCATCATCCGCGCCATCGCCGAAGCACGCGAACACGGCGACCTGTCGGAAAATGCCGAATACCATTCCGCCCGTGAAAAGCAGTCCTTCATCGAAGGCCGCATCAAGGAGTTGGAGGGGCTGATCTCGCTTGCCGATGTCATCGATCCCTCGAAGATGTCCGGCTCGATCAAGTTCGGCGCGACCGTGACCCTGGTCGACGAAGATACCGAGGTCGAAAAGACCTATCAGATCGTGGGTGAGCAGGAGGCCGATATCGAAAACGGCCTGCTGAACATCAAATCCCCCCTGGCCCGTGCCCTGATCGGCAAGGAAGAGGGAGACAGCGTCGAAGTTCGCACCCCCGGCGGCACCCGCGACTACGAAGTCACGGCGGTCGTCTACAAGTAG
- a CDS encoding HAD family phosphatase, whose product MKAILLGSVGLLADTRNARRHAFARAFRDHGLKFDTDARDALDQAASGSAASPRAVPLESLLDARNHHLGAALAHGPLKPRRGLHQLIAAAAGAAVPLGLVATTPTAWTISVFEHLELAPEVFDTIVTGDNLVASKPAADCYHLAAAMLATAPEDCLVIEDTPSGLAAARQAGMQVIDAWEPGSGRKEPLTGLVQTLEQRAVTQPT is encoded by the coding sequence ATGAAGGCCATCCTGCTCGGCTCTGTTGGGCTGCTCGCCGATACCCGCAATGCGCGTAGACACGCGTTTGCGCGTGCCTTTCGGGATCACGGATTGAAATTCGATACCGATGCGCGCGATGCACTGGATCAGGCAGCGTCCGGGTCTGCGGCGTCACCGCGTGCGGTGCCTCTCGAAAGTCTGCTGGATGCGCGCAATCACCATCTCGGGGCCGCGCTCGCCCATGGGCCGCTCAAACCGCGCCGCGGGTTGCATCAGCTGATTGCCGCCGCCGCCGGTGCTGCGGTGCCGCTGGGTCTGGTGGCAACCACGCCGACCGCCTGGACGATCTCTGTCTTCGAACACCTGGAACTGGCCCCGGAGGTGTTCGACACCATCGTCACCGGTGACAATCTGGTCGCAAGCAAGCCCGCCGCAGACTGCTACCATCTGGCCGCGGCGATGCTGGCCACCGCCCCCGAAGATTGCCTGGTGATCGAGGACACGCCAAGCGGCCTGGCCGCCGCCCGTCAGGCCGGCATGCAGGTGATCGACGCCTGGGAACCGGGATCGGGGCGCAAGGAACCGCTGACGGGCCTGGTCCAGACCCTGGAACAGCGCGCCGTCACGCAGCCGACCTGA
- the argH gene encoding argininosuccinate lyase encodes MSSSSNAMWGGRFAEGPDAIMEAINASIGFDRRMAKQDIDGSRAHAAMLAATGIVTASDAEAIREGLLTVLSEIEGGTFAFSTALEDIHMNVEARLTEIVGPAAGRLHTARSRNDQVALDFRMWVRDQCDAAIDALPRLMTALVDQAETGADWVMPGFTHLQTAQPVTWGHHMLAYTEMFARDLSRFQDARKRMNESPLGAAALAGTSFPIDRDMTAKALGFDRPAANSLDAVSDRDFALEFLSASSICAMHLSRLAEELVIWSSAQFRFVRLSDRWSTGSSIMPQKRNPDAAELLRAKIGRIFGAQTALLMVMKGLPLTYSKDMQEDKEQVFDAADSLMLALAAMTGMVSDMAGQKDNLEAAAASGFSTATDLADWLVRTLDLPFREAHHVTGALVKMAEDAGIDLPDLTLAQMQSVHADITEAVFEVLGVHNSVASRVSYGGTSPANVQAQVARWREELA; translated from the coding sequence ATGTCCAGTTCATCCAACGCCATGTGGGGCGGTCGTTTCGCAGAAGGCCCAGACGCCATCATGGAGGCGATCAATGCCTCCATCGGGTTCGACCGTCGCATGGCCAAGCAGGACATCGACGGCAGCCGGGCCCATGCCGCGATGCTTGCCGCCACAGGCATTGTGACAGCTAGCGACGCCGAGGCGATCCGGGAAGGCCTGCTCACGGTGTTGTCAGAAATCGAAGGCGGCACCTTTGCCTTTTCGACGGCCCTTGAGGACATCCACATGAACGTGGAGGCCCGGCTGACCGAAATCGTCGGCCCCGCCGCCGGACGGCTGCATACCGCGCGGTCGCGCAACGATCAGGTGGCGCTCGATTTCCGGATGTGGGTGCGGGATCAGTGCGACGCCGCCATCGACGCCCTGCCCCGCCTGATGACCGCGCTGGTCGATCAGGCCGAAACAGGGGCCGACTGGGTGATGCCCGGCTTTACCCATCTGCAGACGGCGCAGCCGGTGACCTGGGGCCATCACATGCTGGCCTATACGGAAATGTTCGCCCGCGATCTGTCGCGGTTCCAGGACGCGCGCAAGCGCATGAACGAAAGCCCGCTTGGTGCCGCCGCCCTGGCCGGCACGTCGTTTCCCATCGACCGGGACATGACGGCCAAGGCGTTGGGATTCGACCGGCCCGCCGCAAACTCGCTGGACGCCGTGTCCGACCGCGATTTCGCGCTGGAGTTCCTGTCGGCCTCTTCGATCTGCGCCATGCACCTGAGCCGCCTGGCCGAAGAGCTGGTGATCTGGTCCTCGGCGCAGTTCCGTTTCGTGCGGCTGTCGGATCGTTGGTCCACCGGATCCAGCATCATGCCGCAAAAACGCAACCCCGATGCCGCCGAACTGCTGCGCGCAAAGATTGGGCGGATCTTTGGGGCGCAGACCGCGCTGCTGATGGTGATGAAGGGGCTGCCGCTGACCTATTCCAAGGACATGCAGGAGGACAAGGAACAGGTGTTCGACGCGGCCGACAGCCTCATGCTGGCCCTGGCGGCGATGACCGGAATGGTGTCCGACATGGCCGGCCAGAAAGACAACCTGGAGGCGGCCGCCGCCTCTGGCTTTTCGACCGCGACCGATCTGGCCGACTGGCTGGTGCGGACGCTGGACCTGCCGTTCCGCGAGGCGCACCATGTCACCGGCGCCCTGGTCAAGATGGCCGAGGACGCAGGCATCGACCTGCCGGACCTGACGCTTGCGCAAATGCAGTCGGTCCACGCAGACATCACAGAGGCCGTCTTCGAGGTGCTGGGGGTGCATAATTCCGTCGCGTCCCGTGTGTCCTACGGCGGCACGTCCCCGGCCAATGTCCAGGCGCAGGTCGCCCGTTGGCGGGAGGAGCTGGCGTGA
- a CDS encoding TlpA disulfide reductase family protein, with translation MLRYLAFGLYGLTATLATPADAVDPGLLTGDMAKMQLDAPWRPEVQTFAREDSTRGRLSDYAGEVVVLNFWATWCAPCRAEMPSLQALQNELGDDGLQVVTVAFGRHNPMQMKKFWTEAGITSLPLHLDAGTELARALGVKGLPHTLILNRAGEVVAQLPGEADWAAPETLAVMREFLAE, from the coding sequence ATGCTGCGATACCTTGCCTTTGGCCTATACGGCCTGACTGCCACGCTCGCCACCCCTGCGGATGCCGTCGATCCGGGGCTTTTGACGGGGGACATGGCCAAGATGCAGTTGGACGCCCCCTGGCGGCCCGAGGTGCAGACCTTCGCCCGCGAAGACAGCACCCGCGGCCGCCTGTCTGACTACGCCGGTGAGGTCGTGGTGCTGAATTTCTGGGCCACCTGGTGCGCGCCCTGCCGCGCCGAGATGCCGTCGCTGCAAGCGTTGCAGAATGAATTGGGCGATGACGGCCTGCAGGTCGTGACCGTCGCATTCGGGCGTCATAACCCGATGCAGATGAAAAAGTTCTGGACGGAGGCGGGGATCACCTCGCTGCCGCTGCACCTGGATGCGGGGACCGAGTTGGCGCGGGCCCTGGGCGTCAAGGGCCTGCCGCATACGCTGATCCTGAACCGGGCCGGCGAAGTCGTGGCCCAACTGCCCGGCGAAGCTGACTGGGCCGCGCCCGAGACGCTGGCAGTTATGCGGGAATTTCTGGCGGAATAG
- a CDS encoding calcium/sodium antiporter — protein MDIILVVAGLVALLFGGGWLVTGAVGLATRLGLSPMVIGVTLVGMGTSMPELLTSLRAAQAGAPDLALGNVVGSNIANILLILALAAIVAPVAMSRQVWRRDGLVLAAISVVASVWIGVHAGLDRFGAFVFLVAFALWLGWQLRNDPDGAEVPATPQGVGRTVFLFAVGLGGVLLGADLLVRGGIGLARDFGIGEAVIGLTVVAVGTSLPELAASVAAARAGRGDLALGNVLGSNVFNLLGILGVTALVAPLEASARFAVLDLPLMVGAVAVLLLIGLRGLIGRLAGLAMVGGYGAYVALMF, from the coding sequence TTGGATATTATTCTGGTGGTGGCGGGGCTTGTGGCCTTGCTGTTCGGCGGCGGTTGGCTGGTGACCGGAGCGGTCGGGCTGGCGACGCGTCTGGGCCTGTCACCGATGGTCATCGGCGTCACCCTTGTCGGTATGGGCACGTCCATGCCGGAGCTTCTGACGAGCCTGCGGGCTGCACAGGCCGGGGCACCGGATCTTGCCCTGGGCAACGTGGTCGGGTCGAACATCGCGAACATCCTGCTGATCCTCGCCCTGGCGGCCATCGTCGCGCCCGTGGCCATGTCGCGTCAGGTCTGGCGGCGCGATGGGTTGGTGCTGGCGGCGATCTCGGTGGTGGCCTCTGTCTGGATCGGGGTTCATGCCGGGCTCGACCGGTTCGGGGCCTTTGTGTTTCTGGTCGCCTTTGCGCTGTGGCTGGGCTGGCAGCTGCGCAACGATCCCGATGGCGCAGAGGTGCCCGCGACCCCGCAGGGGGTGGGCCGCACGGTGTTCCTGTTCGCGGTCGGACTGGGCGGTGTTTTGCTGGGGGCCGATCTGCTGGTGCGCGGCGGTATCGGACTGGCCCGCGATTTCGGCATCGGCGAGGCGGTGATCGGCCTGACGGTCGTGGCGGTCGGCACCTCTCTGCCGGAACTCGCGGCCAGCGTTGCCGCCGCCCGTGCAGGACGCGGGGATCTGGCACTGGGCAACGTGCTTGGGTCCAACGTCTTCAACCTCTTGGGGATCCTTGGGGTTACGGCACTCGTTGCCCCGCTGGAGGCGTCTGCCCGATTTGCAGTGCTGGACTTGCCGTTGATGGTCGGGGCCGTCGCGGTGCTGCTCCTGATTGGCCTGCGCGGACTGATCGGGCGGTTGGCGGGCCTGGCGATGGTCGGCGGTTACGGCGCCTACGTGGCACTCATGTTCTGA